The Bordetella sp. FB-8 genome includes a window with the following:
- a CDS encoding DUF932 domain-containing protein: MQLASRFASRSPVLRSDYPLSDDQIRAVAPSIFADAPHESRSERYSYIPTATVLQELRGEGFEPFMVCQTRVRQDDRRDYTKHMIRLRHASQINGREANEIILLNSHDGTSSYQMLAGMFRFVCQNGLVCGDTVADVRVPHKGDVAGHVIEGAYEVLHGFDRAQASRDAMQSITLDSGEAEVFARAALALKYDEATPAPITESQILMPRRHDDSRRDLWSVFNRTQENLIKGGLSARAANGRRQTTRPVQGIDNGIRLNRALWLLADGLRQLKA, encoded by the coding sequence ATGCAACTCGCTTCCCGTTTCGCTTCGCGCTCGCCGGTACTGCGTTCCGACTATCCGCTGTCGGATGACCAGATTCGCGCCGTAGCGCCTTCTATCTTTGCGGACGCCCCGCACGAAAGCCGTTCCGAGCGGTACAGCTACATTCCCACCGCGACCGTGCTGCAAGAACTGCGCGGCGAAGGCTTCGAGCCTTTCATGGTGTGCCAGACCCGCGTGCGGCAGGACGACCGCCGCGACTACACGAAGCACATGATCCGGCTACGCCACGCCAGCCAGATCAACGGCCGCGAAGCCAACGAAATCATCCTGCTGAACTCCCATGACGGGACGAGCAGTTATCAGATGCTGGCCGGCATGTTCCGGTTCGTGTGCCAGAACGGCCTTGTTTGCGGCGACACCGTGGCGGACGTGCGCGTACCCCACAAGGGCGACGTAGCCGGGCACGTCATCGAAGGCGCTTACGAAGTCCTGCACGGCTTCGACCGCGCGCAGGCATCTCGCGATGCCATGCAGTCGATCACGCTGGACAGCGGCGAGGCGGAAGTATTCGCCCGCGCTGCGCTGGCGTTGAAATACGACGAGGCAACGCCCGCACCCATCACGGAATCGCAAATCCTGATGCCGCGCCGCCACGACGACAGCCGTCGCGACCTGTGGAGCGTGTTCAACCGCACCCAAGAAAACCTCATCAAAGGCGGCCTGTCCGCCCGTGCCGCGAATGGTCGCCGCCAGACCACCCGCCCGGTGCAGGGCATCGACAACGGCATCCGCCTGAATCGCGCCCTGTGGCTGCTGGCCGATGGCCTGCGCCAGTTGAAAGCCTGA
- a CDS encoding PIN domain-containing protein: MKLHLLIDTCVWLDLAKDYRQLPLLDAVLAMKNAGELEIVLPQIVVDEFNRNKERIIADSKRSLSSHFKLVREAMLKFSQEEGREDALRKLNEADHRIAIGGEAVNDAIGIIEKIFASTDHIALADAVKARAADRAIAKTAPFHRQRNGIDDAIIIETYIDALSFRSNADDVYGFVTHNIHDFSDRGGDSRLPHSDLSAIFDNSSSRYATSLGPLLGEFAEDLLEEIKFEHEFSQEPRKLSELLEAEHRLFKQVWYNRHWNLRISIESGKHKLVSGEAWEKLSPKKRINTTVDTVWEGALAAAKRAEDELGSDGIGPWSDFEWGMINGKLSAIRWMLGDDWDMLDT, translated from the coding sequence TTGAAGCTTCATCTGCTTATAGATACGTGCGTCTGGCTGGATCTGGCCAAAGACTATCGGCAACTTCCGCTTCTTGATGCTGTCCTCGCCATGAAAAACGCCGGCGAACTTGAAATCGTCCTCCCTCAGATAGTGGTGGACGAATTCAACCGAAACAAAGAGCGCATCATTGCCGATAGCAAGCGCAGTCTGTCGAGTCATTTCAAGCTAGTTCGAGAAGCTATGTTGAAGTTTTCACAGGAAGAAGGGCGTGAAGACGCGCTGCGAAAACTGAATGAGGCCGATCATCGGATAGCGATCGGTGGTGAGGCGGTGAACGATGCCATCGGGATCATCGAAAAGATATTCGCGTCCACCGATCACATCGCACTCGCCGATGCCGTTAAGGCCCGAGCGGCAGATCGTGCTATCGCAAAAACCGCCCCATTTCATCGGCAACGCAATGGCATCGATGACGCCATTATCATCGAGACATACATCGATGCGCTTTCCTTTAGGTCCAATGCCGACGATGTGTACGGCTTTGTGACCCATAACATCCACGACTTCAGTGATCGCGGCGGTGACTCGCGCCTGCCGCACTCGGATCTGTCCGCGATATTCGACAACAGCAGCTCCCGATATGCGACCAGCCTTGGGCCGTTGTTAGGTGAGTTCGCCGAAGACCTGCTGGAAGAGATCAAGTTTGAACATGAATTCAGCCAGGAACCACGCAAACTATCCGAGCTGCTAGAGGCCGAACACAGGCTTTTCAAGCAGGTTTGGTACAACCGGCATTGGAACTTGCGCATTTCTATCGAGAGTGGCAAACACAAGCTGGTAAGTGGCGAGGCGTGGGAGAAGTTGTCGCCCAAGAAGCGGATCAATACAACCGTAGATACGGTATGGGAAGGCGCTCTTGCGGCGGCCAAGCGAGCAGAAGACGAACTTGGCTCGGACGGCATTGGTCCGTGGAGCGATTTCGAGTGGGGAATGATTAACGGCAAGCTATCCGCCATCCGATGGATGTTGGGCGACGATTGGGACATGCTCGACACGTAA
- a CDS encoding ATP-dependent endonuclease yields the protein MHLAQLTISNFRKLQKAELRFQPGLNVLVGANNVGKTAVVDGLRALLAGHDEPYPRLDVDDVHRPHGGAPSGDITFQYIFRGLDEDDEADFLPALKIDAAGKAEAHITIRYAEADKIGRLRAKRWCGDHEDVGLTADMMENLRGVYLPPLRDASQSLKPSRSSQLARLFQLLSDDAGRKEINEALEKLDEELKKHQPITNTHTAIRSRHDSMLGPQLAQLLELGLSGSDFQRLASRLSLMVDAFEIEQNGLGFNNLIFMAVVLSELAKNPESSYRGLIIEEPEAHLHPQLQAILLGYLETIKATDGEKPVQLFVTSHSPNFASIADINSLACLVDTGSTVETFFPRDVAFEKGKREKLERYLDVTRAEIFFARRVIFVEGAAELMLVSVLAEKAGYKLREHGVSLISVEGLNFDSFLPLFGENALKIPVSVVTDADPVDTPADGSEPKTLYPAAGDTVKVSDNTAKMKQSEDTLVKIFHGVKTLEYDLALHEDNRSAMLKALKELHPKIGEAVETAVNAATGDADKARLLFSGMFERTQSNVQKGRFGQALAQVLTEGAACTVPEYIRLAIEHACQKTAEHP from the coding sequence GTGCATTTAGCGCAGTTAACGATCTCGAATTTCCGAAAATTGCAGAAAGCAGAATTGCGATTCCAACCGGGCTTAAATGTTCTGGTGGGTGCCAACAATGTCGGGAAGACTGCTGTGGTTGACGGCTTACGGGCGTTACTTGCGGGGCACGACGAACCCTACCCCCGCCTCGACGTCGATGACGTTCATCGACCTCACGGCGGGGCGCCCAGCGGAGACATCACGTTCCAGTACATATTCCGCGGCCTCGATGAAGACGACGAAGCCGACTTCCTGCCGGCGTTGAAGATAGATGCCGCTGGCAAGGCTGAGGCTCACATCACCATCCGCTATGCGGAAGCCGATAAGATTGGCCGACTGCGTGCCAAACGCTGGTGCGGCGATCACGAAGATGTCGGGCTGACCGCCGACATGATGGAGAATCTGCGCGGGGTGTACTTGCCACCGCTGCGTGATGCCTCCCAAAGCTTGAAACCCAGTCGGAGTAGCCAACTTGCCCGGTTATTTCAGCTTCTGTCCGACGATGCCGGGCGGAAAGAGATCAACGAAGCACTGGAAAAGCTCGACGAAGAACTGAAAAAGCATCAGCCGATCACCAACACCCATACAGCGATCAGGAGTCGGCACGACAGTATGCTAGGCCCGCAGTTGGCCCAGCTTCTGGAACTCGGATTGAGCGGAAGCGACTTTCAGAGACTGGCATCCCGTCTTTCGCTCATGGTCGATGCTTTCGAGATTGAACAGAACGGCCTCGGCTTCAATAACCTGATTTTCATGGCGGTGGTCCTCAGCGAATTGGCCAAGAACCCGGAATCAAGCTATCGCGGATTGATTATTGAAGAGCCGGAAGCACATTTGCATCCTCAGCTCCAAGCCATCCTCTTGGGTTATCTGGAAACGATCAAGGCGACCGATGGAGAAAAACCCGTCCAGCTTTTCGTGACCAGCCATTCTCCGAATTTTGCCAGCATCGCCGACATCAACAGCTTGGCCTGTCTGGTGGATACGGGAAGCACGGTCGAAACCTTCTTCCCCCGCGACGTTGCCTTCGAAAAAGGGAAGCGCGAGAAGTTGGAGCGTTACCTCGATGTGACGCGCGCAGAGATCTTTTTTGCCCGTCGTGTCATCTTCGTAGAAGGCGCCGCAGAACTGATGCTGGTCAGTGTGTTGGCCGAAAAAGCCGGATACAAGCTACGCGAGCATGGCGTAAGTCTTATCAGCGTCGAGGGACTGAACTTCGACTCCTTCCTTCCCTTGTTCGGCGAGAATGCCTTGAAGATCCCCGTTTCCGTGGTAACTGACGCGGACCCCGTGGACACGCCTGCCGACGGAAGCGAACCCAAGACGCTGTATCCCGCTGCCGGCGATACTGTCAAGGTATCTGACAATACGGCCAAGATGAAGCAAAGCGAGGACACACTCGTCAAGATTTTTCACGGAGTGAAGACACTGGAGTACGACTTGGCCCTGCATGAAGATAATCGTTCGGCCATGCTCAAAGCACTCAAGGAGCTGCATCCAAAGATAGGCGAAGCCGTCGAGACTGCGGTTAACGCAGCCACTGGAGACGCCGACAAAGCACGCCTCCTGTTCAGCGGCATGTTTGAGCGCACGCAGAGCAACGTCCAAAAAGGGAGATTCGGTCAGGCTCTCGCTCAAGTTCTGACTGAGGGAGCCGCATGCACCGTACCCGAGTATATCCGCTTAGCCATTGAGCACGCCTGCCAGAAGACAGCGGAGCATCCATGA
- a CDS encoding UvrD-helicase domain-containing protein: protein MTELSPEQSAIVDAALAPMSVIACAGSGKTLTSVRRLAEIRRQLGDHRGRVALLSFSNVAVDTFRQNYQVLLKEMSVGTGGHRVDIDTLDGFIARHVLHPHAHQTMGATQAAFLVMGGESFLNGFTFKPGNYPVSITNMQVGARTSGVYFYYVNNDQVVELNQSDASKLVHRLGKTGAYTHNLGRYWCYRTLQEQPVILRALARRYPHILIDEAQDIGTLHQAILEQLIGAGVRVSLIGDPNQGIYEFAGANGAFLSQYGGRTGVTDLGLTRNYRSVPPLVKLANKLSARNDVPDRKAPDTTHGAFFIPYKTADRDKVVTAFQAAVLAAELKVERSAVLCRGRDLADKLAGNDSPAGQGTVKGFAQAAIARDKKQDYLGAFKGVATCIVSLLADPPKGLVASITQPARYPEAQSLRRLIWRFARNPDTGLPSTTLSADTEWHPQLLTRVKALLAILESDHGLKPTDNIGMKLAKKSLPNAPLAVAADLAAPSAARVRVDTVHQAKGESLDAVLYMANKEHVSALLGGVKSEVGRIGYVAVTRARNLLWLGVPSNALAELRQCLIEHGFQEVGIPSATTDPSQ from the coding sequence ATGACGGAGCTTTCCCCGGAACAGTCGGCGATTGTCGATGCGGCGCTTGCACCCATGTCTGTCATCGCGTGTGCAGGCAGCGGAAAAACGCTGACATCGGTTCGACGGCTCGCGGAAATACGCCGGCAACTTGGCGACCATCGAGGACGGGTTGCGTTGCTTTCATTCTCCAATGTGGCTGTGGATACTTTCCGACAGAACTACCAGGTGCTGCTCAAGGAAATGTCTGTTGGCACTGGTGGCCACCGTGTTGACATCGATACGCTGGATGGATTCATCGCGCGCCATGTGCTTCACCCACATGCCCATCAAACGATGGGGGCGACGCAGGCCGCCTTTCTCGTCATGGGTGGCGAGTCGTTTCTAAACGGATTTACGTTCAAGCCAGGGAATTATCCCGTCAGCATCACGAACATGCAGGTCGGCGCACGCACGTCTGGCGTCTATTTCTATTACGTGAACAACGATCAGGTGGTGGAGCTGAATCAAAGCGACGCATCCAAGCTCGTGCATCGACTAGGGAAGACGGGCGCCTACACGCACAATCTTGGTCGTTACTGGTGCTACCGAACGCTGCAAGAACAGCCGGTCATCCTGCGAGCCTTGGCTCGCCGGTATCCGCACATTCTTATCGACGAGGCGCAGGATATTGGCACGCTCCACCAAGCCATCCTCGAACAACTCATCGGCGCCGGCGTACGAGTCTCGCTGATCGGAGACCCCAACCAAGGTATCTACGAATTCGCTGGGGCAAACGGCGCGTTTCTCTCTCAGTATGGCGGGCGCACTGGAGTCACGGACCTTGGATTGACCCGAAACTATCGGTCTGTTCCGCCGCTCGTCAAACTGGCAAACAAGTTGTCCGCACGCAATGATGTGCCCGATCGAAAAGCACCTGATACCACGCATGGCGCATTCTTCATTCCGTACAAAACCGCCGATCGCGATAAAGTTGTCACCGCCTTCCAGGCGGCGGTGCTTGCAGCAGAACTGAAAGTCGAACGATCCGCGGTGCTATGCCGTGGCCGCGACCTTGCTGACAAGCTGGCTGGCAACGATTCCCCGGCCGGTCAAGGAACAGTGAAGGGGTTTGCTCAGGCTGCCATTGCCCGTGACAAAAAGCAGGACTATTTAGGCGCCTTCAAGGGCGTAGCCACATGCATCGTTAGCCTCCTTGCTGATCCGCCGAAGGGGTTGGTGGCCTCGATAACTCAGCCCGCACGATACCCCGAGGCCCAAAGTCTGCGGCGCCTCATCTGGCGATTTGCGCGAAATCCCGATACGGGCTTGCCGTCCACGACACTTTCGGCCGACACGGAATGGCATCCGCAACTACTCACCAGAGTGAAGGCATTGCTCGCCATCTTGGAAAGCGATCACGGTCTAAAGCCTACCGACAATATCGGCATGAAGTTGGCGAAAAAGAGCTTGCCTAATGCCCCGTTAGCCGTTGCTGCCGACCTCGCCGCGCCCAGCGCCGCTCGGGTCCGCGTGGATACTGTTCACCAGGCAAAGGGCGAAAGCCTAGATGCCGTGCTCTACATGGCAAACAAGGAGCACGTTTCGGCGCTGCTGGGCGGAGTCAAATCCGAGGTCGGACGCATTGGCTATGTAGCCGTGACCCGCGCCCGAAACCTCTTGTGGCTAGGCGTTCCTTCCAATGCGCTGGCGGAGTTGCGCCAATGTTTGATAGAGCATGGGTTTCAGGAAGTTGGCATCCCTTCGGCTACAACCGATCCGAGTCAATGA
- a CDS encoding LA2681 family HEPN domain-containing protein yields the protein MSSMHDRFYEQATHLKTLLDNDPAEAVKQAREIDLDTAEPERFNLMILRASTLVDGGALTRQQDAIEEGLTLFRELHSRFPTADIIYNLANGLVAATGTPPRNPMWLEHQEHTRERRAEARQCFWKVAQAADADPALRTQAWTNLANQFSSSYRLGEAHDAWLAALEIDPENGVAASSAAHNLLWLYERGVCSDLARVEAIMLAKIAHRYQDRVIQYAGAQAAEKIAAFASELEDPPPRSPHADPFIRWVEHERLTLAPAVELIDPTLGKLDWLMLPGILEREPGVSGMPPPVFAMFNVLKSDFILARDLAWRAADENVWPTTGRFGDTLDYATYGPDASALILAHRTALDLLDKIAVTANHYFEFGQPPEKVYFGKLWRGTPDKVTGARPLSEKVEKVIRGGVSALYGLVELAEDYDSIAGILRSQKDLRNAGTHRFVVLHDFGDPARSRQTPEIEHHRREQFTREALRALRVARSAIQMLALSISQHEQGLVQRTSGAIGSLVIPDHDWVRGRGSEI from the coding sequence ATGTCGTCAATGCATGACAGATTTTACGAGCAGGCGACTCATCTGAAAACCCTGCTGGATAACGATCCTGCCGAGGCAGTAAAGCAGGCCCGGGAGATCGATCTTGATACCGCTGAACCCGAACGCTTCAATCTGATGATTTTGCGGGCGAGCACCTTGGTGGATGGCGGTGCCTTGACTCGACAACAGGATGCGATTGAAGAAGGGCTTACGCTATTTCGCGAACTGCATAGCCGATTCCCAACGGCCGACATCATCTATAACCTGGCGAACGGATTGGTCGCGGCGACAGGTACCCCGCCTCGTAACCCCATGTGGTTGGAGCATCAGGAACACACCAGAGAGCGTCGTGCCGAGGCACGACAATGCTTCTGGAAGGTAGCGCAGGCCGCGGATGCCGACCCCGCGCTGAGAACCCAAGCCTGGACAAACCTCGCCAACCAGTTCAGCAGCAGCTACCGACTTGGCGAAGCTCATGATGCATGGCTTGCAGCGCTAGAGATCGATCCGGAAAACGGAGTTGCGGCAAGTTCCGCGGCCCATAATTTACTATGGCTTTACGAGCGAGGCGTCTGTTCAGACCTTGCACGTGTCGAGGCAATCATGTTGGCGAAGATTGCACATCGATATCAAGATCGAGTCATCCAATACGCCGGTGCGCAGGCTGCGGAAAAGATCGCTGCGTTCGCCAGCGAGCTGGAAGATCCGCCGCCGCGATCGCCACACGCCGATCCATTCATCAGGTGGGTTGAACACGAACGCCTGACACTTGCACCAGCCGTCGAACTCATCGATCCCACCTTAGGTAAGCTGGATTGGCTCATGCTTCCCGGAATTCTGGAACGCGAGCCCGGCGTCAGCGGAATGCCGCCCCCCGTATTTGCCATGTTCAACGTACTGAAGAGCGATTTTATACTCGCACGTGACTTGGCCTGGCGGGCTGCCGACGAAAACGTGTGGCCCACGACGGGGCGATTTGGGGATACCCTTGATTACGCCACCTACGGCCCCGATGCGTCTGCGCTTATCTTGGCGCATCGTACAGCCCTCGACCTGCTCGACAAGATAGCCGTGACGGCGAACCATTATTTCGAGTTTGGACAACCGCCAGAGAAGGTCTACTTTGGCAAGCTATGGCGAGGAACCCCTGACAAGGTAACTGGTGCACGCCCCCTTTCCGAGAAGGTCGAGAAGGTGATTCGCGGGGGCGTCAGTGCCCTCTATGGTCTTGTGGAGCTTGCCGAGGACTACGACAGCATCGCGGGTATCCTGCGCTCTCAAAAGGACCTCCGCAACGCGGGCACGCACCGATTTGTGGTACTGCACGACTTTGGAGATCCCGCACGTAGCAGGCAGACACCTGAAATTGAACATCATCGCCGGGAGCAATTTACCCGGGAAGCATTGCGCGCACTACGAGTTGCCAGGTCGGCCATCCAAATGCTCGCGCTCTCGATTTCGCAGCATGAACAAGGCTTAGTACAGCGGACATCCGGTGCTATTGGATCGTTAGTCATCCCCGACCACGACTGGGTTCGCGGGCGCGGCAGTGAGATTTAA
- a CDS encoding helix-turn-helix domain-containing protein, with protein sequence MTRINHPQGTDNVLLDLGFDDAKELSAKAALAFKLNALIDQRGLSQSETATITGMTQPKVSQVRRYKLQNISLERLMQALVSLDQHVEIVVQPARRTHTPGITVAA encoded by the coding sequence ATGACCCGTATCAACCATCCCCAAGGCACCGACAACGTGCTGCTCGACCTCGGTTTCGACGACGCCAAGGAGTTGTCGGCAAAGGCCGCGCTTGCGTTCAAGCTCAACGCACTGATCGACCAGCGCGGCCTTAGTCAGTCTGAAACCGCGACGATTACCGGCATGACCCAGCCGAAGGTGTCGCAGGTGCGCCGCTACAAGCTCCAGAACATTTCTCTGGAGCGGTTGATGCAGGCGCTGGTGTCGTTGGACCAGCATGTCGAGATTGTTGTCCAGCCTGCGCGGCGTACGCATACTCCCGGCATCACCGTAGCCGCCTAA
- a CDS encoding type II toxin-antitoxin system RelE/ParE family toxin, with product MVQKRKLLYWEGSSKKDFKEFPIDVQKDMGVALFVVQLGGTPDSAKPWKGLGSGVYELAEDHRGDTFRAVYTVRVGDTVHVLHAFQKKSKSGIATPQPDVELIEKRLKAVLARYGASGRT from the coding sequence ATGGTACAGAAACGCAAGCTCCTCTATTGGGAAGGCTCGTCGAAAAAGGACTTCAAGGAGTTCCCGATCGACGTGCAGAAGGACATGGGTGTGGCGCTGTTCGTCGTCCAATTGGGCGGCACGCCGGATTCGGCCAAGCCCTGGAAGGGGCTGGGTTCCGGCGTGTATGAGCTGGCGGAAGACCATCGCGGCGACACCTTCCGCGCGGTCTATACCGTGCGGGTCGGCGACACGGTGCATGTGCTCCATGCGTTCCAGAAGAAATCCAAGTCCGGCATCGCTACGCCGCAGCCGGACGTGGAACTGATCGAGAAGCGGCTGAAAGCAGTGCTCGCCCGCTACGGGGCGAGCGGGAGAACGTGA
- a CDS encoding site-specific integrase, translated as MAKIKLTKSAVDAAEVTGKDYELRDTIVPGFLCKVTAHGRKVFMLQYRTNWGERRKPKIGQFGELTVEQARSIAQDWLADVRKGNDPSAAKLAARMAPTVKELCGQFIEEYSKPRNKPRTVDTYQGYIDRHIIPALGKMKVPDLTRADITALMRDKAHIAVTANRLLACLRKMLNMAEVWGYRPDGSNPCRHVPKYREDGETRYIVNDELARLYAYLDRADAEGLEHPILTLAIRLQFEFSARMIEIRTLEWAWVDFENRRVVWPDSKTGDISKPMSEAAYQLLSNAPRINDSPYVCPAIFDSKEPLPEGTYYNSWRRILERAKVPHVGTHGIRHRAATDIANSGVPIKVGMALTAHKTVTQFMTYVHTEDDPIRAAAEKVANLRRDAIDSRASATPTAPPAAASAIAEGEKTRTSQGNYRPYRHRKSPKRAVPPGTKRTTPEAAAGT; from the coding sequence ATGGCCAAGATCAAGCTCACAAAATCCGCTGTCGATGCGGCCGAAGTCACCGGCAAAGACTACGAACTGCGGGACACTATTGTCCCCGGATTCCTCTGCAAAGTCACCGCCCACGGCCGCAAGGTCTTCATGCTCCAGTACCGCACGAACTGGGGCGAGCGCCGCAAGCCGAAAATTGGCCAGTTCGGCGAGCTGACCGTCGAGCAGGCCCGCTCGATCGCGCAGGACTGGCTGGCCGACGTGCGCAAGGGCAACGACCCCAGCGCCGCCAAGCTGGCCGCGCGCATGGCCCCCACGGTCAAGGAGTTGTGTGGGCAGTTCATCGAGGAATACTCGAAGCCGCGCAACAAGCCCCGTACGGTCGATACCTACCAAGGCTACATCGACCGTCACATCATCCCGGCGTTGGGCAAGATGAAGGTGCCCGACCTGACGCGCGCAGACATCACGGCGCTGATGCGGGACAAGGCGCATATCGCCGTCACGGCCAACCGGCTCCTGGCTTGCCTGCGCAAGATGCTTAACATGGCCGAAGTGTGGGGCTACCGGCCGGACGGCTCTAACCCGTGCCGCCACGTCCCCAAGTACCGGGAAGATGGCGAGACGCGCTACATCGTCAACGACGAGCTGGCGCGTCTCTATGCTTATCTCGACCGGGCGGATGCCGAAGGGTTGGAGCACCCGATCCTGACGCTGGCGATCCGCCTGCAATTCGAGTTTTCGGCACGCATGATAGAGATCCGCACGCTCGAATGGGCATGGGTCGATTTCGAGAATCGCCGCGTCGTCTGGCCAGACAGCAAGACTGGCGACATTTCCAAGCCGATGAGCGAAGCAGCCTACCAACTGTTGTCCAATGCCCCGCGCATCAACGATTCGCCTTACGTGTGTCCAGCCATCTTCGACAGCAAGGAACCGCTGCCTGAAGGCACCTATTACAACTCCTGGCGGCGCATCCTGGAACGGGCCAAGGTGCCGCACGTCGGCACGCACGGCATTCGCCATCGCGCCGCCACCGACATCGCCAATTCCGGCGTGCCCATCAAGGTCGGCATGGCGCTGACTGCGCACAAGACCGTCACGCAGTTCATGACGTATGTGCATACCGAGGATGACCCGATCCGGGCGGCTGCCGAGAAGGTCGCCAACCTACGGCGGGACGCCATCGACAGCCGGGCGTCGGCTACGCCGACTGCGCCGCCGGCGGCCGCTTCCGCCATCGCGGAAGGCGAGAAGACCCGCACCAGTCAGGGCAACTATCGGCCCTATCGCCACCGCAAAAGCCCGAAGCGCGCCGTGCCGCCTGGCACAAAGCGGACCACGCCGGAGGCGGCGGCCGGTACCTGA
- a CDS encoding type II toxin-antitoxin system Phd/YefM family antitoxin gives MRIVNYTDARNGLKAVLDQVIDDADVTVITRRDAPDAVVMSKEHYDGIIETLYLLRSPKNAERLMKAVADVRAGNLQVHGIINKDDPLNEETGER, from the coding sequence ATGCGTATCGTTAATTACACAGACGCCCGGAACGGCCTGAAGGCTGTTCTGGACCAAGTGATTGACGACGCTGATGTGACGGTTATTACCCGTCGAGATGCTCCAGATGCAGTCGTTATGTCGAAAGAACACTACGACGGCATCATTGAGACGCTGTATCTCCTGCGCTCACCCAAAAATGCCGAAAGGCTGATGAAGGCGGTTGCAGATGTCCGCGCCGGCAATCTACAAGTCCACGGGATCATCAACAAGGATGACCCTTTAAATGAAGAAACCGGAGAAAGATAG
- a CDS encoding Txe/YoeB family addiction module toxin, producing the protein MKKPEKDRKIAFTPGAWEDYEFWAKQDVKILRRLNRIITETLRTPFEGVGKPEPLKGQMQGCWSRRIDQEHRLIYAVEDGQLIILQCRYRY; encoded by the coding sequence ATGAAGAAACCGGAGAAAGATAGGAAAATCGCTTTCACGCCAGGCGCTTGGGAAGACTACGAATTTTGGGCTAAACAGGATGTCAAAATTCTGCGCCGTCTCAACAGAATAATCACCGAAACCCTACGTACGCCATTCGAAGGAGTGGGCAAACCCGAGCCATTGAAAGGTCAAATGCAAGGGTGTTGGTCCCGGCGGATCGATCAGGAACACCGCCTTATTTATGCAGTAGAGGATGGGCAGTTAATTATCCTGCAGTGTAGATACCGTTACTAA
- a CDS encoding GlxA family transcriptional regulator, translating to MHRIGFFVCHGYDALDLAGPLSTFNQAAIAAGHTPYDLQVISQAGGLVRSNAGLAIETKPLGRRSFDTVIFVGGDIEPMQTSENVAAARKLGNRAERVASVCTGAFLLAETAVLDNRRATTHWRYIAQLQSRFPLVRVEGDSIYIADGRIWTSAGIASGIDLALAMIEKDMGAEIARAVSRLLVVAYRRPGGQSQFSAMSQMEPESDRIRVALNFAREHLAEALPVERLAEAARLSPRQFGRAFRRETGETPAKAVERLRVEAARLRLQDGSEPIEQIALAVGFTDPERMRRAFVKLHGHPPQSIRRESRFFGRR from the coding sequence ATGCATCGAATCGGATTCTTCGTTTGCCATGGCTACGACGCTCTTGATCTTGCCGGGCCGCTTTCGACTTTCAACCAGGCGGCCATTGCCGCTGGTCATACCCCCTACGATCTGCAGGTGATCTCTCAGGCGGGCGGGTTGGTTCGCAGCAATGCCGGGCTTGCGATCGAGACGAAGCCGCTCGGGCGGCGCAGCTTTGATACCGTCATTTTCGTGGGGGGTGATATCGAGCCGATGCAGACATCGGAAAACGTGGCTGCCGCCAGGAAACTGGGCAACAGAGCCGAGCGGGTGGCAAGCGTATGCACGGGCGCATTTTTGCTTGCGGAAACGGCCGTGCTGGACAATCGGAGAGCGACAACCCACTGGCGATATATCGCTCAATTGCAGTCACGCTTTCCTCTCGTCAGAGTCGAGGGTGACAGTATCTATATCGCAGACGGTCGAATCTGGACCTCGGCGGGCATCGCTTCGGGAATAGACTTGGCGCTGGCGATGATAGAAAAAGACATGGGCGCAGAAATCGCGCGCGCTGTCTCCAGGCTTTTGGTCGTGGCGTATCGCCGACCAGGAGGCCAGTCTCAATTTTCCGCCATGTCCCAAATGGAACCGGAGTCGGATCGCATCCGCGTCGCCCTGAACTTTGCCAGGGAACATTTGGCGGAAGCGCTTCCTGTCGAGCGACTCGCAGAGGCGGCAAGATTGAGTCCGCGGCAATTCGGACGCGCGTTTCGCCGGGAGACTGGTGAAACGCCTGCCAAGGCAGTCGAGCGCTTGCGCGTCGAAGCGGCGCGGCTGCGCTTGCAGGACGGTAGCGAACCGATCGAACAGATTGCCCTGGCTGTGGGGTTCACCGATCCGGAGAGAATGCGAAGGGCTTTTGTCAAACTGCATGGACATCCTCCGCAATCGATCCGGCGCGAGAGCCGCTTCTTCGGCAGGCGCTAA